The following coding sequences are from one Vicinamibacterales bacterium window:
- a CDS encoding glycosyltransferase family 39 protein encodes MTRRQPDFIHALRALLVSVGAAYLLAYTAVALARMAFPFDIEVLEGTILDHVHRVLLGQNVYPPPSLDFVATMYAPGYYYVSAAVAAWLGEGFLALRLVSFLSSIAVMAIIFAFVWRETRDRFAAFLAVCLFAATFRRTGAWFDIARPDSLFLAFLMTSVYRLRFARGRLDAIVAGVAFAAACVTKQTALLLGVPMVVAVVWWDRRRAVAFMATAGVLVAVAGLALEYSSGGWFSRHTLVTTPLVMSRLWTKWFDLVWPVPIACLAAVWLIRRGRSHFADSHAFQFVVALTVGWFVATVYVEAHASTAENALIPFFAWLAVVFGLALHRLSIDAWGRRHMPAVYALALLQFAGLVYNPVAQVPTASDRAGGMTLVDAIRSADGPVLVFERPYLARLAGKPGHAGRVPLLVGPRPYVGRIRTELEARIRTGQYGAVVVVEPEGFASALAARYLPAELILAANAVPVAVAGGEPNPNLLFRPKPVPTR; translated from the coding sequence TTGACGCGACGCCAACCCGACTTCATCCACGCCCTGCGTGCACTCCTCGTGTCGGTGGGTGCCGCCTATCTCCTCGCGTACACCGCTGTCGCGCTGGCCCGGATGGCCTTTCCCTTCGACATCGAGGTCCTCGAGGGGACCATCCTCGATCACGTTCATCGCGTGCTCCTCGGCCAGAACGTCTATCCACCTCCTTCACTGGACTTCGTCGCGACGATGTACGCGCCGGGCTACTACTACGTGTCGGCGGCCGTGGCAGCGTGGCTCGGGGAAGGTTTCCTCGCGCTTCGCCTCGTGTCGTTCCTGTCGTCGATTGCCGTGATGGCGATCATCTTCGCGTTCGTCTGGCGCGAGACTCGGGACAGGTTTGCCGCCTTCCTGGCCGTCTGCCTGTTTGCCGCGACGTTTCGCCGGACGGGCGCCTGGTTCGACATTGCCAGGCCGGACTCGCTCTTCCTCGCGTTCCTGATGACCTCCGTCTATCGGCTGCGCTTTGCGCGTGGCAGGCTCGATGCGATCGTGGCGGGCGTGGCGTTTGCGGCCGCGTGTGTGACGAAACAGACGGCGCTTCTGCTCGGCGTGCCCATGGTCGTCGCCGTCGTATGGTGGGACAGGCGTCGCGCGGTGGCGTTCATGGCGACGGCGGGTGTTCTGGTGGCCGTCGCGGGGCTGGCGCTCGAGTACTCGTCGGGCGGCTGGTTCTCTCGCCATACGCTGGTGACGACACCGCTTGTCATGAGCCGGCTCTGGACGAAGTGGTTCGACCTGGTGTGGCCCGTTCCGATCGCGTGTCTGGCGGCCGTGTGGCTCATCCGCCGCGGACGGTCCCACTTTGCTGACTCCCATGCCTTTCAGTTCGTCGTCGCGCTGACCGTCGGCTGGTTCGTCGCGACGGTGTATGTCGAAGCCCACGCGAGCACCGCGGAGAACGCGCTGATCCCGTTCTTCGCCTGGCTCGCTGTTGTCTTCGGCCTGGCACTGCACCGGCTGTCGATCGATGCGTGGGGACGACGGCACATGCCGGCTGTTTACGCGCTGGCGCTCCTGCAGTTCGCAGGCCTGGTGTACAACCCGGTGGCGCAAGTACCGACGGCATCGGATCGGGCGGGAGGGATGACGCTGGTCGACGCGATCCGATCCGCCGACGGGCCGGTGCTGGTGTTCGAACGGCCCTACCTCGCGCGGCTGGCGGGAAAGCCCGGTCACGCGGGGCGCGTGCCGTTGCTCGTCGGCCCGCGGCCGTACGTGGGACGGATTCGCACCGAACTGGAGGCGCGTATTCGCACGGGGCAGTACGGTGCGGTCGTCGTGGTCGAACCGGAAGGCTTTGCGAGCGCACTTGCCGCCCGATACCTGCCGGCCGAACTCATCCTGGCGGCCAACGCGGTGCCGGTCGCCGTGGCCGGTGGTGAGCCGAACCCGAACCTGCTCTTCCGCCCCAAGCCTGTCCCGACGCGCTGA
- a CDS encoding mannosyltransferase family protein gives MSLPGGTLGTSARAVVAPWVLTRSLALVAGYLAARLIGYDPLPVEQAAWRESSNLLLNLPARWDAYWYLDIARHGYQWQDGTIHQQNIVFFPAYPMLVRGLGTVLGGQWLWAGLALSLGAFFVALVYLRRLATLEIGEAAADRAVWLLAGYPFALFFGAVYTESLFLLALVAGFWSARRRRWLELAAWGLLLGLTRPNGWWMAPALAWCVAAPAWQAGIDDGRSPARTMEWIPVGRAWLGRVSWVGVAAACAPILGVVLYSAYLWWAFGHPLAWMDGQWAWGSLLHPSTPPDPRWGPPRPGRVSDAIPILGNISALVLAVVAARPIWRRVAPPYAIVVVVTMLPAVLAHGIQSLGRFTAVLFPLFFWLAIGPASSPTARWVTWFAVGQVVAAMLFFSWRLMV, from the coding sequence ATGAGTCTCCCTGGAGGAACCCTCGGGACGTCGGCCCGGGCCGTCGTCGCGCCCTGGGTGCTGACGAGAAGCCTCGCCCTCGTCGCCGGCTATCTCGCGGCACGGCTCATCGGCTACGACCCGCTTCCGGTGGAGCAGGCGGCCTGGCGCGAGTCGTCGAACCTCCTCCTCAACCTTCCCGCCCGGTGGGACGCGTACTGGTACCTCGACATCGCCCGCCACGGGTATCAGTGGCAGGATGGGACAATCCATCAGCAGAACATCGTGTTCTTCCCGGCATATCCAATGCTGGTGCGCGGGCTTGGCACCGTCCTCGGCGGCCAATGGCTGTGGGCTGGGTTGGCGCTGTCGCTCGGTGCGTTCTTCGTGGCCCTGGTCTACCTTCGTCGCCTCGCGACGCTCGAAATCGGCGAGGCGGCCGCTGACCGTGCCGTGTGGCTGCTTGCCGGCTATCCTTTCGCCCTCTTCTTCGGCGCGGTCTATACGGAGTCGTTGTTCCTGCTCGCGCTCGTCGCGGGCTTCTGGTCCGCGCGTCGTCGGCGGTGGCTGGAACTCGCGGCCTGGGGGCTTCTGCTCGGCCTCACGCGGCCGAACGGCTGGTGGATGGCACCGGCGCTGGCCTGGTGCGTGGCGGCACCGGCCTGGCAGGCGGGCATCGACGATGGACGGTCACCGGCGCGCACGATGGAGTGGATTCCGGTCGGTCGTGCGTGGCTCGGCCGCGTCTCCTGGGTGGGCGTGGCTGCGGCTTGTGCGCCGATTCTCGGGGTCGTCTTGTACTCGGCGTACCTCTGGTGGGCGTTCGGTCACCCGTTGGCGTGGATGGACGGACAGTGGGCGTGGGGATCGCTGCTGCACCCTTCGACGCCACCCGATCCGCGATGGGGGCCGCCACGTCCGGGCCGTGTGTCCGATGCGATTCCCATTCTCGGGAACATCTCGGCCCTGGTGCTCGCTGTCGTGGCCGCGCGGCCGATTTGGCGCCGCGTGGCGCCGCCATACGCGATCGTCGTGGTCGTGACGATGCTGCCGGCGGTGCTCGCGCACGGGATCCAATCGCTCGGCCGATTCACCGCGGTGCTCTTCCCGCTGTTCTTCTGGCTGGCCATCGGACCGGCGTCGTCCCCAACGGCACGGTGGGTGACTTGGTTTGCGGTCGGGCAGGTGGTGGCGGCGATGCTCTTCTTCAGTTGGCGACTGATGGTGTAG
- a CDS encoding MFS transporter, whose translation MLQRRYLTVPPAVLILSSAHLVNDIFGNIYAPLLPLFIPKLGLSLTAAGTIAASIQIAGSIAQLVFGPLADRWRPKVLAVAGPLVAVTFMSLAGLATSPLMLGSILVIGCLGSAAFHPTAAAIVNRAGGDRRGTAMSVHVTGGAMGNAIAPLIFAPFVQHFGLDWTPVLAIPAVVLLVSFLHRIPDVRLTHGNAPAGFGALRPYALPLALLWTAVVVRTMVALGFSTFLPVLMTGRGLSVSQAGLAVALYLGAGSFGGLAGGPIADRFGPRRVIAWSLFLAVPLLALALIIPGPAAMVVLTAGGFFLGSTLPVNITYAHAIAPVATGTVSSLMLGVAWGVGGLAVPLVGMLGDTIGLQPALGMLAFLPAIAALLTLRLPERASHAL comes from the coding sequence ATGCTCCAGCGACGGTACCTGACTGTTCCACCGGCTGTCCTCATCCTCTCGAGCGCGCATCTCGTCAACGACATCTTCGGCAACATCTACGCACCGCTGCTGCCGCTCTTCATCCCCAAGCTGGGGCTCTCGCTGACGGCGGCCGGCACGATTGCGGCCTCGATCCAGATTGCCGGTTCCATCGCGCAGCTCGTCTTTGGCCCGTTGGCCGACCGCTGGCGCCCCAAAGTACTTGCCGTGGCGGGCCCCCTCGTCGCGGTGACGTTCATGAGTCTCGCCGGGTTGGCCACGTCGCCTCTGATGCTGGGAAGCATCCTCGTGATCGGGTGTCTGGGCAGCGCCGCGTTCCACCCGACGGCCGCGGCCATCGTGAACCGCGCGGGCGGTGATCGCCGCGGGACTGCCATGTCGGTGCACGTCACCGGCGGAGCCATGGGAAATGCGATCGCGCCGCTGATCTTCGCGCCGTTCGTGCAGCATTTCGGCCTGGACTGGACGCCGGTGCTGGCGATTCCCGCGGTGGTGCTTCTCGTCTCGTTCCTGCACCGCATCCCCGATGTCCGGCTGACGCACGGCAACGCGCCCGCAGGTTTCGGGGCGCTGAGGCCATACGCCCTGCCGCTGGCGCTGCTGTGGACAGCCGTGGTCGTCCGCACGATGGTCGCGCTCGGCTTCTCGACGTTCCTTCCCGTGCTCATGACCGGTCGTGGCCTGTCGGTGTCGCAAGCCGGTCTCGCCGTGGCCTTGTACCTGGGCGCTGGCAGCTTCGGCGGCCTGGCCGGCGGGCCCATCGCCGATCGGTTCGGCCCGCGCCGCGTCATCGCGTGGTCGCTCTTCCTCGCGGTCCCGCTGCTCGCCCTCGCGCTCATCATTCCGGGCCCTGCCGCGATGGTCGTCCTCACTGCGGGCGGCTTCTTCCTCGGGTCGACGCTGCCGGTGAACATCACCTACGCGCACGCCATCGCCCCGGTTGCGACCGGCACGGTGTCGTCGCTGATGCTCGGGGTCGCCTGGGGAGTCGGCGGCCTGGCCGTCCCCCTGGTGGGCATGCTGGGTGACACGATCGGCCTGCAGCCGGCGCTGGGGATGCTGGCATTCCTCCCGGCGATCGCAGCGCTTCTCACGCTCCGCCTCCCGGAGCGCGCTTCGCACGCTTTGTGA
- a CDS encoding amidohydrolase family protein yields MCPRGFFLPPILLTLIGLLTAGCVESQAPVAPAADHHLHLQSRRAADVLVRLKLQFKEPVEPGDRMVVGAAEAIGALDAALIRKGVVVSAAYLLGTSDIVVADEYQAVQEENDWTAAEARRYPGRLVGFCSVNPLKDYAEVEVSRCAAIGLGGLKLHFTNSAVDLRDADHVKRVRRVFAAANANRLPMLVHMRTRARSYGAREAETVLAQVLPAAPDVPVVLAHMSGWGGFDRATDGSLGAFSAACAARSPVCRHLLFDLAFTVLPAGAADATPGSSLRSLADAQRDLPDANERLVRHIRKIGVDRIVFGSDWPGMSPLDAQDAMRRQLPIARKELTQIFSNVAPCF; encoded by the coding sequence ATGTGCCCGCGCGGATTCTTCCTCCCGCCAATTCTGCTCACGCTGATCGGACTGCTCACCGCCGGTTGCGTGGAGAGCCAGGCGCCGGTCGCTCCAGCGGCCGACCATCACCTGCACCTGCAGAGCCGAAGGGCGGCCGACGTGCTGGTCCGGTTGAAGCTGCAGTTCAAGGAACCGGTCGAGCCAGGCGATCGCATGGTCGTGGGCGCCGCCGAGGCGATTGGCGCGCTCGATGCGGCGCTGATTCGGAAGGGTGTCGTCGTGTCCGCCGCCTATCTCCTCGGTACGTCGGACATCGTGGTCGCCGACGAATACCAGGCGGTGCAGGAGGAGAACGACTGGACGGCTGCGGAGGCCAGGCGCTATCCGGGGCGTCTGGTCGGGTTCTGCAGCGTCAACCCGCTGAAGGACTATGCGGAGGTCGAGGTGTCGCGCTGCGCGGCGATCGGCCTCGGTGGTCTCAAGCTCCACTTCACCAATTCGGCGGTGGACCTGCGAGACGCGGATCACGTGAAACGCGTGAGACGCGTGTTCGCGGCCGCCAACGCCAATCGGCTGCCGATGCTCGTTCACATGCGCACGCGCGCCAGAAGCTACGGCGCACGGGAAGCCGAGACCGTTCTCGCACAGGTCCTGCCTGCCGCCCCGGACGTGCCTGTCGTTCTCGCGCACATGAGCGGGTGGGGCGGCTTCGACCGTGCAACGGACGGGTCGCTCGGCGCCTTTTCGGCGGCGTGTGCTGCCCGATCACCCGTGTGCCGGCATCTGTTGTTCGACCTGGCCTTCACCGTGCTACCCGCCGGTGCCGCAGATGCCACCCCCGGGTCGTCGTTGCGCTCGCTCGCCGATGCGCAGCGCGATCTTCCCGATGCCAACGAACGCCTCGTGCGGCACATCCGGAAGATCGGGGTGGACCGCATCGTGTTCGGCAGCGACTGGCCGGGCATGTCCCCCCTCGACGCGCAGGACGCGATGAGGCGCCAACTTCCGATCGCCAGGAAGGAACTGACGCAGATCTTCAGCAACGTGGCGCCCTGCTTCTGA
- a CDS encoding S46 family peptidase encodes MTVKQFRAPLLALVLVAFACGVATRADEGFWPYNSIPKAAIKAKYKFEPTDAWLNHLQTATVRFGGGTGSIVSPDGLVLTNHHIGLGSLQRLSTPEKDFVKNGFYAATAADELKVPGMSLSVLQSIEDVTARVNAAVTPAMAPRDAAAARQKVIVEIQGEAQTGVTRQVVSLYAGAIYNLYIYKTYTDVRLVFGVEYQTGFYGGDPDNFTYPRYAMDVSMFRLYENDKPAQTTNYLKWSAAGTKEGELVFTTGHPGSTQRLNTVAHLKYQRDVAVPFSIAQAEMREAAIKKWAAISAENARQTTSELFGVQNGLKSNRGRVKGLQDAALMAKKEAAEKRLRTELAKNPAKQKELGDAWDIVEKSIQRARELDADRNFIANAAGLNSQLFQQARQLVRAAYSPAPDEGQRGGRSSARGGQPPPAGTPAAQGGPMARGGQQQAITPAREKVNLTESLAFMKKYLGADHAIVKRILGDKTPEARAAELVDATRITDSEIANLLKAGGKATIDASTDPMIVLARSLEADAQAVTKKYEDDVTAVQAAAYPKIGQAVFVVDGAKAYPDATGTLRLSYGAVKSYVEDGKPIPAYTYIGGLYERSAQHNGQPPYDLSPRWAEAKATLDPKVPFDLVSTNDIVGGNSGSAMVNKKGELVGLIFDGNIQMLPGYFIYEETINRAVSVDSRLILEAMRKVYKADRLVDEIVGKTTKPAAKPVKK; translated from the coding sequence ATGACAGTGAAACAGTTCCGCGCGCCCCTGCTGGCGCTGGTGCTCGTGGCGTTCGCCTGTGGCGTCGCCACGCGCGCCGATGAAGGTTTTTGGCCGTACAACAGCATTCCAAAGGCCGCGATCAAGGCCAAGTACAAGTTCGAACCCACCGACGCCTGGCTGAACCACCTCCAGACGGCGACCGTCCGGTTCGGCGGAGGCACAGGGTCGATCGTGTCGCCCGACGGCCTCGTGCTGACCAACCATCACATCGGGCTCGGCTCCCTGCAGCGCCTCAGTACGCCCGAGAAGGATTTCGTGAAGAACGGGTTCTACGCGGCGACGGCAGCCGACGAACTCAAAGTGCCGGGGATGTCGCTGAGCGTGCTGCAGTCGATTGAAGATGTCACGGCCAGGGTGAACGCGGCGGTGACGCCGGCCATGGCGCCGCGGGACGCGGCAGCGGCGCGGCAGAAAGTCATCGTCGAGATCCAGGGCGAGGCGCAGACGGGCGTCACCAGGCAGGTCGTATCGCTGTATGCGGGCGCGATCTACAACCTCTACATCTACAAGACCTACACGGACGTCCGCCTGGTGTTCGGTGTCGAATACCAGACCGGGTTCTATGGCGGAGATCCGGACAACTTCACGTACCCGCGCTACGCGATGGACGTGTCGATGTTCCGGCTCTACGAGAACGACAAGCCGGCCCAGACGACGAACTACCTGAAGTGGTCGGCAGCCGGCACCAAGGAAGGCGAACTGGTCTTCACGACGGGCCATCCGGGCTCCACGCAGCGGCTGAACACCGTCGCGCACCTGAAATACCAGCGCGACGTGGCCGTGCCGTTCTCGATCGCCCAGGCCGAGATGCGAGAGGCGGCAATCAAGAAATGGGCGGCGATCAGCGCCGAGAACGCGCGCCAGACCACGAGCGAGCTGTTCGGCGTCCAGAACGGCCTCAAGTCGAATCGCGGCCGCGTGAAGGGGCTCCAGGACGCGGCGCTGATGGCGAAGAAGGAAGCGGCCGAGAAGCGCCTGCGTACCGAGTTGGCGAAGAACCCCGCGAAGCAGAAAGAGCTGGGCGACGCATGGGACATCGTCGAGAAGTCCATCCAGCGCGCCCGCGAGCTCGACGCCGACCGGAACTTCATCGCGAACGCCGCCGGTCTGAACTCCCAGCTGTTCCAGCAGGCGCGGCAGTTGGTGCGGGCGGCGTACAGCCCCGCTCCGGACGAAGGGCAGCGCGGCGGCCGTTCGAGCGCTCGCGGCGGACAGCCGCCGCCGGCCGGCACTCCGGCTGCCCAGGGCGGCCCGATGGCCCGTGGCGGGCAGCAGCAGGCCATCACCCCGGCGCGCGAGAAGGTCAATCTCACCGAGTCGCTCGCCTTCATGAAGAAGTACCTGGGCGCCGACCACGCGATCGTGAAGCGGATCCTCGGTGACAAGACGCCCGAGGCCCGTGCCGCCGAACTCGTGGACGCAACCCGGATCACGGACTCGGAGATCGCCAACCTGCTGAAGGCCGGCGGCAAGGCGACGATCGACGCCTCCACCGATCCGATGATCGTCTTGGCCCGGTCGCTCGAGGCCGACGCGCAGGCGGTGACGAAGAAGTATGAAGACGACGTCACGGCCGTTCAGGCCGCGGCGTATCCGAAGATCGGCCAGGCCGTGTTCGTGGTGGACGGCGCCAAGGCCTATCCGGATGCGACCGGCACGCTGCGCCTGTCGTACGGCGCCGTGAAGAGCTACGTGGAAGACGGCAAGCCGATCCCGGCCTATACCTACATCGGGGGCCTCTACGAGCGGTCGGCACAGCACAACGGCCAGCCGCCCTACGACCTGTCGCCGCGCTGGGCCGAGGCCAAGGCCACGCTCGATCCGAAGGTGCCGTTCGACCTCGTCAGCACGAACGACATCGTTGGCGGCAACAGCGGTTCGGCGATGGTGAACAAGAAGGGCGAACTCGTGGGGCTGATCTTCGACGGCAACATCCAGATGCTGCCCGGCTACTTCATCTATGAAGAGACCATCAACCGCGCCGTGTCGGTGGACTCACGGCTCATCCTCGAGGCGATGAGGAAGGTCTACAAGGCCGACCGTCTGGTCGACGAGATTGTCGGGAAGACGACGAAGCCGGCCGCCAAGCCCGTCAAGAAGTAG
- the pgm gene encoding phosphoglucomutase (alpha-D-glucose-1,6-bisphosphate-dependent), whose product MPTSPLAGQPAPASTLVDLSRLVAAYYDERPDPGLLEQRVAFGTSGHRGSSLNRSFNEWHILAIAQAISDHRSATRTDGPLFLGIDTHALSRPASQSAIEVLAANGVTLMLAEATEYTPTPAVSHAILTYNRGRRDGLADGIVVTPSHNPPEDGGFKYNPPHGGPAGASVTNVIEARANDLLGQHLRGVRRMPLEQALQSPVVRRHDFLGGYVGDLPSVIDLDLVRASGLELGVDPLGGAGVDYWPAIADRYHLDLKVVNEVVDPRFAFMTMDWDGRIRMDPSSPYAMQRLIGLKDRFDVAFACDTDHDRHGIVTKTAGLLPPNHYLSACVQYLFANRPEWRSDMAVGKSVVSSSMIDRVAARLDRRLHEVPVGFKWFVDGLLSGSLGFAGEESAGSSFLRRDGTVWTTDKDGIIAALLAAEMTARTGRDPGEVYATLTAEFGSSSYERLDAPATAGEKRTLQSLSSRDIGATRLAGQPVQVILTRAPGDGEPLGGVKVVAEGGWFAARPSGTEEIYKLYAESFVGPDHLARIQHEAQAIISAAFGRQPR is encoded by the coding sequence GTGCCGACCAGCCCCCTCGCCGGTCAACCGGCACCCGCATCGACGCTGGTGGATCTCTCTCGCCTGGTTGCCGCGTACTACGACGAGAGGCCGGATCCCGGCCTTCTGGAACAACGGGTTGCCTTCGGCACGTCGGGCCATCGAGGCTCGTCGCTGAACCGTTCGTTCAACGAGTGGCACATCCTGGCGATAGCCCAGGCGATTTCCGACCACCGTTCGGCGACGCGGACGGACGGGCCCCTCTTCCTCGGCATCGACACGCATGCCCTGTCGCGCCCCGCGTCCCAGAGCGCGATCGAAGTGCTGGCGGCCAATGGCGTCACCCTGATGCTGGCCGAAGCCACGGAGTACACGCCCACCCCGGCGGTGTCTCACGCGATCCTCACCTACAACCGGGGGAGACGCGACGGGCTTGCCGACGGAATCGTCGTGACGCCGTCCCACAATCCTCCCGAGGACGGCGGCTTCAAGTACAACCCGCCGCACGGAGGCCCGGCTGGGGCGTCCGTCACGAATGTGATCGAAGCGAGAGCCAACGACCTGCTGGGGCAGCACCTGCGCGGCGTCAGGCGAATGCCCCTGGAACAGGCCCTGCAATCACCTGTCGTCCGACGCCACGACTTCCTCGGCGGCTATGTCGGCGACCTGCCGAGCGTCATCGACCTCGACCTCGTCCGCGCGTCCGGACTCGAGCTCGGCGTCGACCCGCTCGGGGGCGCCGGCGTGGACTACTGGCCGGCCATCGCCGACCGGTATCACCTCGACCTGAAGGTGGTCAACGAGGTCGTCGACCCCCGGTTCGCCTTCATGACGATGGACTGGGACGGCCGAATCCGCATGGACCCGTCCTCGCCGTATGCGATGCAGCGGTTGATCGGCCTCAAGGATCGGTTCGACGTGGCGTTCGCCTGCGACACCGATCACGATCGCCACGGCATCGTGACGAAGACCGCGGGGCTGCTGCCGCCCAACCACTACCTGTCCGCCTGCGTCCAGTACCTGTTCGCGAACCGGCCCGAGTGGCGGAGCGACATGGCCGTTGGCAAGTCGGTGGTGAGCAGCTCGATGATCGACCGCGTCGCCGCCAGGCTGGACCGGCGGCTCCACGAGGTGCCCGTGGGCTTCAAATGGTTCGTCGACGGCCTGCTGAGCGGATCGCTGGGCTTCGCGGGCGAGGAGAGCGCCGGCTCGTCGTTCCTGCGCCGCGACGGCACGGTGTGGACGACCGACAAGGACGGCATCATCGCGGCGCTGCTGGCGGCTGAGATGACGGCGCGCACGGGCCGTGACCCGGGTGAAGTCTACGCGACGCTCACCGCCGAATTCGGCAGCTCTTCCTACGAACGGCTCGACGCGCCCGCGACGGCCGGAGAGAAGCGGACGCTGCAATCGTTGTCGAGCCGGGACATCGGCGCCACCCGGCTGGCGGGCCAACCGGTCCAGGTCATCCTGACGCGGGCCCCCGGTGACGGCGAGCCTCTCGGCGGCGTGAAGGTGGTCGCCGAGGGCGGCTGGTTCGCCGCCCGACCCTCGGGCACCGAGGAGATCTACAAGCTCTACGCCGAGAGTTTCGTCGGGCCAGATCACCTCGCCCGGATCCAGCACGAGGCTCAGGCGATCATCTCGGCCGCGTTCGGCAGGCAGCCCCGATGA
- a CDS encoding HAD family hydrolase, with protein sequence MDDVAFLFDVDNTLLDNDRVQADLSTHMTHCYGAAARDRYWAIFEDLRRELGYADYLGALERYRIEATRDPRVLRMSNWLVDYPFADRLYPHALDAVRRVRQRGRPIVLSDGDAVFQPRKVLRSGIWEAVDGDVLIYIHKEQELHEVERLYPARHYVLFDDKLRILNAVKKDWKTRVTTVFVRQGHYATDPGILSAYPHGDLEIDRIEDILDLDLPRLEQG encoded by the coding sequence ATGGATGACGTCGCGTTCCTGTTCGACGTCGACAACACGCTGCTGGACAACGACCGCGTGCAGGCCGACCTCAGCACGCACATGACCCACTGCTATGGGGCCGCCGCTCGGGACCGGTATTGGGCGATCTTCGAGGATCTACGCCGAGAACTCGGCTACGCCGACTACCTGGGCGCTCTCGAGCGCTACCGCATCGAGGCGACCCGCGACCCGCGCGTGCTGAGGATGTCGAACTGGCTGGTCGACTATCCCTTTGCCGACCGCCTCTACCCGCACGCGTTGGACGCGGTGCGCCGCGTGCGCCAGCGGGGCAGGCCGATCGTCCTGTCCGACGGCGATGCCGTGTTCCAGCCGCGCAAGGTGCTGCGGTCCGGGATCTGGGAGGCGGTCGACGGCGACGTCCTGATCTACATCCACAAGGAGCAGGAACTGCACGAGGTCGAGCGTCTCTATCCCGCGAGGCACTACGTGCTGTTCGACGACAAGCTTCGGATCCTCAACGCCGTGAAGAAGGACTGGAAGACACGGGTCACGACGGTGTTCGTGCGGCAGGGGCACTACGCCACGGACCCGGGGATCCTGTCGGCGTACCCGCACGGGGATCTGGAGATCGATCGGATCGAGGACATCCTCGATCTCGACCTGCCGCGTCTCGAGCAGGGCTGA